The sequence GTGCTGATCGCGGCGATGATCGCCCTCTGGCCGTCCGGGTCCCACCAGGAGCTCTCCCTGGCCGACCCCTACGGCACCTCGCAGGGCATCACCATGATCACGGGCACCGTCACCGAGATTCAGCCCCGGGACTGTGGCCCGGAGGCCGGGACCCTGGAGACCCCCACTGGCGGGATGGCCGGGGACCCCTCGGCCGCACACGTGGCGTGCGTGGATGCCGTGGTGGATCCGGACGGCGGCGGCAACGACAGCGCGGTGGTGCCCATCCCCACCTCGATCAGTGCCTCCATGGACGTGGAGGTGGGGGACCGGCTCAAGGCCTTGGACCTGAGCGAGCTGCCGGGCGGGGACACCGGCGCGGGCGGGGAGTCGGACTACGTGTTCGTGGACTTCGAGCGGACCGTCCCGGTGGTGGTGCTGGCCCTGCTGTACGCCCTGGTGGTGGTGGCCGTGGCCCGTTGGCGGGGGTTGCGGGCCATCGTGGGGCTCGGCCTGGCGTTCACGGTGCTGTTCGGCTTCATGTTCCCGGCACTGCTGGAGGGTGGTCCACCGCTGTGGATCGGGCTGGTCGGCTGCTGCCTGATCATGCTCGTGGTGCTGTACTTCGCGCACGGGTTCTCGCTGCGGACCACCACCGCGTTGCTGGGGACCCTGATCGGCCTGGCCCTCACCGCCGTGCTGGCGTTGTGGGGGACGGACGCGGCGTATCTCACCGGCCTGGGGGACGAGTACTCCTATGTGCTGGCCACCGTGGCCCCGGAGGTGCGGCTGTCCGGGATCGTGCTGTGCGGGCTGCTCGTAGCCGGGCTCGGGGTGCTGAACGACGTCACCATCACTCAGGCGTCCGCCGTCTGGGAACTCCAGGCCGCGAACCCCGCGGTGTCCAAGCGGGAGCTGTTCGCCTCCGGGATGCGCATCGGCCGAGACCACATCGCCTCCACCGTGTATACGATCGCCTTCGCCTACGCCGGAGCTGCCCTGCCCGTGCTGATGGTGGTCTCCCTCTACGACCGCAGCCTCTGGGACACCCTGATGTCCGGAGAGCTCGTCGAGGAGATCGTGCGGATCCTCGTCGGCTCGATCGGGCTGGTGCTGGCGATCCCGATCACCACCGGCATCGCAGTGGCGGTGGCGAAGTCCGTCGCGGCACCGGTTCCCCAGGCACCCGCCTCTAAGCTGGGTGGATGACTGAACTTTCGACCGCCGTGGTCTTCATCGATCTGCAGGAGGGCTTCTTCGAGGATCCCTCCTCCCGGGACGACCGTGAACTGATGGTGGCGGAGTCCAACCGGTTGGCAGGACTCGCCCGCCAGGCCGGCG comes from Citricoccus muralis and encodes:
- a CDS encoding YibE/F family protein, with the translated sequence MPAGPGADEALTGTGRSGRRRVIVALAAILGPLTVVLIAAMIALWPSGSHQELSLADPYGTSQGITMITGTVTEIQPRDCGPEAGTLETPTGGMAGDPSAAHVACVDAVVDPDGGGNDSAVVPIPTSISASMDVEVGDRLKALDLSELPGGDTGAGGESDYVFVDFERTVPVVVLALLYALVVVAVARWRGLRAIVGLGLAFTVLFGFMFPALLEGGPPLWIGLVGCCLIMLVVLYFAHGFSLRTTTALLGTLIGLALTAVLALWGTDAAYLTGLGDEYSYVLATVAPEVRLSGIVLCGLLVAGLGVLNDVTITQASAVWELQAANPAVSKRELFASGMRIGRDHIASTVYTIAFAYAGAALPVLMVVSLYDRSLWDTLMSGELVEEIVRILVGSIGLVLAIPITTGIAVAVAKSVAAPVPQAPASKLGG